In one Babylonia areolata isolate BAREFJ2019XMU chromosome 12, ASM4173473v1, whole genome shotgun sequence genomic region, the following are encoded:
- the LOC143288522 gene encoding uncharacterized protein LOC143288522, giving the protein MAWKVLSCGVFAIFLSIVVEAEPVVSSPQEDKAQLSPDPRPVLYNTIGQTSREGTLLQLRDYVKQGDAIVKERVNDMYSNLNEQLKQGDKLLKERIEEGLTHEKEERKEGDDRLKEELDEDVDWLKAKLAKGRRRVEMELAEGEARTNEEIAELREAFERLPDSVKQGTLPDGAVMEDLKQQMSDFRAELNTTQNQLQTTQDQLQTTQDQLQTTQDQLQTTQDQLQTTQDQLQTTQEKVQTTQGQLQTTQDQLQTTQHQLQTAQEEISLLKASDIENKERINSTQSDLRNAQGEIGSLKASDAGSSFIRWGHAACPGNTSLVYSGVAGGTRHIDTGGGSNYLCLGMTPEVDPTSPPAGRHSKLGGAEYEVSGRGSRDVVCSVCRAPQSTTLMIPATWTCPAGWTTQYRGHLMTEDPGSKGRTEHVCVDKAKQYRPGGQKSVSAIELFYTLSVCGTLPCPPFVGGTVVTCVVCSV; this is encoded by the exons ATGGCGTGGAAAGTTCTGTCCTGTGGTGTGTTTGCCATCTTTCTCAGCATTGTCGTGGAAGCAGAGCCAGTGGTCAGTTCACCCCAAGAGGACAAAGCCCAGCTGTCTCCTGATCCTCGGCCTGTTCTCTACAACACCATTGGTCAAACATCCAGAGAGGGGACACTGCTGCAGCTACGAGATTATGTGAAGCAAGGGGACGCTATTGTCAAGGAACGAGTGAACGACATGTACAGCAACCTGAACGAACAGCTCAAACAGGGAGACAAACTCTTAAAGGAGCGGATAGAAGAGGGATTGACACACgagaaggaagaacggaaggagGGGGATGACAGACTGAAGGAAGAGCTGGATGAAGACGTAGACTGGCTGAAAGCGAAGCTGGCCAAAGGACGACGCCGTGTGGAGATGGAGTTGGCAGAAGGGGAGGCAAGGACGAACGAAGAGATTGCAGAGCTGAGGGAAGCCTTTGAGAGACTGCCAGACAGCGTCAAGCAAGGGACTCTACC GGACGGTGCTGTGATGGAAGACctgaagcagcagatgtctgACTTCCGAGCAGAACTGAACACCACCCAGAACCAGCTACAGACCACCCAGGACCAGCTACAGACCACCCAGGACCAGCTACAGACCACCCAGGACCAGCTACAGACCACCCAGGACCAGCTACAGACCACCCAGGACCAGCTACAGACTACGCAGGAGAAAGTGCAGACAACCCAGGGCCAGCTACAGACAACCCAGGACCAGCTACAGACTACCCAGCACCAGCTACAGACCGCACAGGAAGAGATCAGTCTGCTTAAGGCCAGTGACATTG AAAATAAGGAGCGGATTAACTCTACGCAGTCTGATCTTCGGAATGCACAGGGTGAGATCGGCTCCCTAAAGGCCAGTGATGCTG gttcgtcatttatcagatggggGCATGCAGCGTGCCCAGGCAACACTTCTCTGGTCTATTCTG GAGTGGCGGGGGGAACACGGCACATTGACACCGGGGGTGGCTCCAACTACCTGTGTCTGGGGATGACGCCGGAGGTGGACCCCACTTCTCCGCCAGCAGGACGTCACAGCAAGCTGGGAGGCGCAGAATACGAGGTCTCAGGTCGTGGCAGCCGGGACGTTGTGTGCTCCGTGTGTCGGGCCCCTCAGTCCACAACCCTCATGATTCCCGCCACCTGGACCTGCCCAGCTGGGTGGACTACCCAGTACAGAGGTCACCTCATGACTGAGGACCCGGGCAGCAAGGGTAGAACGGAGCACGTGTGCGTGGACAAGGCCAAACAGTATCGTCCCGGTGGGCAAAAGAGCGTTAGTGCCATCGAGTTGTTTTACACGCTCAGTGTGTGCGGTACTCTCCCCTGCCCTCCTTTCGTGGGCGGGACAGTGGTGACCTGTGTCGTCTGTTCTGTGTAG